In a genomic window of Enterobacter asburiae:
- a CDS encoding carbamate kinase family protein: MKELMVVAIGGNSIIKDNASQSVEHQAQAVKAVADSVLEMLASDYDIVLTHGNGPQVGLDLRRAEIAHEREGLPLTPLANCVADTQGGIGYLIQQALNNRLAARGEQKAVTVVTQVEVDKNDPGFTHPTKPIGAFFSEAQRDELQQAHPEWHFVEDSGRGYRRVVASPQPLRIVEADAIKTLTQKGFVVIGAGGGGIPVVRSAQGDYQSVDAVIDKDLSTALLAREIRADVLVITTAVEKVCVNFGKPNQQALDTVSVAQMTRYMDEGHFPAGSMLPKIVASLEFLRHGGRRVIITSPDCLPAALRGETGTHIVNEGR; this comes from the coding sequence ATGAAAGAGCTTATGGTCGTCGCCATTGGCGGCAACAGCATTATCAAAGACAACGCCAGCCAGTCGGTTGAACATCAGGCGCAGGCGGTTAAAGCGGTGGCAGACTCCGTGCTCGAAATGCTGGCCTCCGACTATGACATCGTGCTTACCCACGGTAACGGCCCCCAGGTGGGGCTGGATCTGCGCCGCGCTGAGATTGCCCACGAGCGGGAGGGGCTTCCCCTGACGCCGCTGGCAAACTGCGTGGCGGACACCCAGGGCGGCATCGGCTACCTGATCCAGCAGGCGCTTAACAACCGCCTGGCCGCGCGCGGGGAGCAAAAGGCGGTCACGGTCGTCACCCAGGTGGAGGTGGATAAAAACGATCCCGGCTTTACGCACCCGACGAAACCGATCGGCGCGTTCTTCAGCGAGGCGCAGCGCGACGAGCTGCAGCAGGCGCACCCGGAATGGCACTTTGTTGAGGATTCGGGCCGGGGCTATCGTCGCGTGGTGGCCTCTCCACAGCCGCTGCGCATTGTTGAGGCCGATGCGATCAAGACATTGACGCAAAAGGGCTTCGTGGTGATCGGCGCGGGCGGCGGCGGTATTCCCGTGGTGCGCTCGGCGCAGGGCGATTACCAGAGCGTCGACGCGGTGATTGATAAAGATCTCTCCACCGCGCTGCTGGCGCGCGAGATCCGCGCCGACGTGCTGGTGATTACCACCGCCGTGGAAAAGGTGTGCGTCAACTTCGGCAAGCCGAACCAGCAGGCGCTGGACACCGTCAGCGTGGCGCAAATGACGCGCTACATGGACGAAGGCCACTTCCCGGCGGGCAGCATGCTGCCCAAAATCGTCGCATCGCTGGAGTTTTTACGCCACGGTGGCAGGCGCGTGATTATCACCTCGCCGGACTGCCTGCCCGCCGCTCTGCGTGGTGAAACCGGTACCCATATTGTGAATGAAGGAAGATAA
- a CDS encoding amidohydrolase family protein, which produces MNENKSRREFISQSGKVVTACALFGATGSVAYAADSAKPTSETGKPMNITAKHYYLDNVLLEAGFNFDGSVATSTRTELKTLEIKDGKIVALRDNGSHADATLPRYDAGKKLMLPAMRDMHIHLDKTFYGGPWRSLNRPAGTTIQDMIRLEQKLLPELQPYTQERAEALIDLIQSKGSTIARSHCNIEPVSGLKNLENLQAVLSRRKPGFDCEIVAFPQHGLLLSNSEKLMREAMQAGAHYVGGLDPTNVDGAMEKSLDLMFQIALDYDKGVDIHLHETSPAGVAAVNYMLETVERTPELKGKLTISHAFALATLNEQQVDEIATRMAAQQVTIASTVPIGTLHMPLKQLRDKGVFVMTGTDSVIDHWSPYGLGDMLEKANLYAQLYIRPNEQTLSRALGIATGDVLPLNDKGERVWPKAQDNASFVLVDASCSAEAVARISPRTATFHKGDLVWGTVA; this is translated from the coding sequence ATGAATGAGAATAAAAGCCGCCGTGAGTTTATCAGCCAGAGCGGCAAAGTGGTCACCGCCTGCGCGCTGTTTGGCGCAACCGGCTCCGTCGCGTATGCTGCCGACTCTGCAAAACCAACCAGCGAGACGGGCAAGCCGATGAACATCACCGCGAAGCATTACTATCTGGACAACGTGCTGCTCGAAGCCGGGTTTAATTTCGACGGCAGCGTGGCGACGAGCACCCGCACCGAGCTGAAAACGCTGGAGATCAAAGACGGGAAGATTGTCGCCCTGCGCGACAACGGCAGCCACGCCGACGCGACCCTGCCGCGCTACGATGCGGGTAAAAAGCTGATGCTTCCGGCAATGCGCGACATGCACATTCACCTGGATAAAACCTTCTACGGCGGCCCGTGGCGCTCCCTGAACCGCCCTGCAGGCACCACGATTCAGGACATGATCCGCCTTGAGCAGAAGCTGCTGCCGGAACTGCAGCCCTATACCCAGGAACGCGCGGAGGCGCTTATCGACCTTATCCAGTCGAAAGGCTCCACTATCGCCCGCAGTCACTGCAACATTGAGCCGGTCTCCGGCCTGAAAAATCTGGAAAATTTACAGGCGGTCTTATCGCGCCGTAAACCCGGCTTTGACTGCGAAATCGTCGCCTTCCCGCAGCACGGCCTGCTGCTCTCCAACTCAGAAAAACTGATGCGCGAAGCGATGCAGGCCGGGGCGCACTACGTGGGTGGGCTGGACCCGACGAACGTTGACGGTGCCATGGAGAAATCCCTCGATCTGATGTTCCAGATTGCGCTGGACTACGACAAAGGGGTGGATATTCACCTGCATGAAACCAGCCCGGCGGGCGTGGCGGCGGTGAACTATATGTTGGAAACCGTGGAGAGAACGCCGGAGCTGAAGGGCAAGCTGACCATCAGCCACGCCTTCGCGCTGGCGACGCTCAACGAGCAGCAGGTGGATGAGATTGCCACCCGCATGGCAGCGCAGCAGGTGACCATCGCCTCCACCGTGCCGATTGGCACCCTGCACATGCCGCTGAAGCAGCTGCGCGACAAGGGTGTGTTCGTGATGACGGGCACCGACAGCGTAATCGACCACTGGTCGCCGTACGGCCTGGGTGACATGCTGGAGAAGGCGAATCTCTACGCCCAGCTCTACATTCGCCCGAACGAGCAGACGCTCTCCCGCGCGCTCGGTATCGCCACCGGCGACGTGCTGCCGCTGAACGACAAAGGCGAACGGGTGTGGCCAAAAGCGCAGGACAACGCCAGCTTTGTGCTGGTGGATGCCTCCTGCTCCGCCGAAGCGGTGGCGCGCATTTCGCCGCGCACCGCGACGTTCCACAAGGGGGATCTGGTCTGGGGCACGGTCGCCTGA
- a CDS encoding xanthine permease: MKNMKLEWKRGDWAAYFGLMTNNLTNLLTMMGLLIFVVGIPKEIVYGRIAPAFGLAVLVASICYAWFGLQMARATGRTDVTALPSGPSAPSIFTVTFLVLMPVYQQTGDADFAIQIGLVWCFVEAMILAGGSFLGETIRKMIPRTVLLSCLSGLGLLLLAMNPMLQAFEAPTVSFIVLLLIFINWFGKKPIFAKIPTGLLLLIAGTALAWISGLQSPEAIKASMSSFGFNPPEVHVDSFMQGLPHALPYLASAVPLGLANYIFDLENIESAHAAGDEYPTRKVMLANGLASMLGCLMGNPFPVTVYVGHPGWKAMGASIGYTLASGVTMFIVPLFGLGAFMLAIIPMTAIVPILVFIGVVTANQVVRETPKVEVPVIFICLFPWIANWALTMMNSVMGAAGTSAAKIGTDVLHSKGIYYEGLVHLGNGAPLASMLWGCIAIFAIINKPLRGAVAAAGGALLALFGVIHAPVVGFAEGSSLMFVTAYLMMGGMFVVKHVLDISVNPPLPVGEGRGEGTRTHLLKETK, from the coding sequence ATGAAAAACATGAAACTGGAGTGGAAAAGAGGTGACTGGGCGGCTTATTTCGGGTTGATGACCAACAACCTGACCAATTTGCTGACCATGATGGGGTTGCTCATTTTTGTCGTCGGCATCCCGAAGGAGATTGTTTATGGACGCATCGCGCCAGCCTTCGGGCTGGCGGTGCTGGTGGCGAGTATTTGCTACGCCTGGTTTGGTCTGCAGATGGCGCGCGCCACCGGGCGTACGGACGTCACCGCGCTGCCGTCTGGCCCGAGCGCGCCGTCGATTTTTACCGTCACCTTCCTCGTACTGATGCCGGTTTATCAGCAAACGGGCGATGCAGATTTCGCAATCCAGATCGGCCTGGTGTGGTGCTTCGTGGAAGCGATGATCCTCGCGGGCGGCTCGTTCCTGGGAGAGACCATCCGCAAGATGATCCCGCGCACCGTGCTGCTGTCGTGCCTGTCCGGACTGGGACTGCTGCTGCTGGCGATGAACCCGATGCTGCAGGCGTTCGAAGCGCCTACCGTGTCGTTCATCGTTCTGCTGCTGATCTTCATCAACTGGTTCGGTAAAAAGCCGATTTTCGCCAAAATCCCGACAGGTCTGCTGTTGCTGATTGCCGGTACGGCATTAGCGTGGATTTCCGGTCTGCAAAGCCCGGAAGCGATCAAAGCGTCCATGTCCTCCTTTGGCTTTAACCCGCCGGAGGTGCACGTGGACAGCTTTATGCAGGGGCTGCCGCACGCGCTGCCGTATCTTGCATCCGCCGTGCCGCTGGGGCTGGCGAACTATATCTTTGACCTGGAGAACATCGAAAGCGCCCATGCGGCGGGGGATGAATACCCTACCCGCAAGGTGATGCTGGCGAACGGCCTGGCGTCGATGCTCGGCTGCCTGATGGGCAACCCGTTCCCGGTGACGGTCTATGTCGGCCACCCTGGCTGGAAAGCGATGGGCGCCAGCATCGGCTACACGCTCGCCTCCGGGGTGACCATGTTCATCGTACCTCTGTTCGGACTGGGGGCGTTTATGCTCGCCATCATTCCGATGACCGCCATCGTGCCGATTCTGGTGTTTATCGGCGTCGTCACCGCCAACCAGGTGGTGAGGGAAACGCCCAAAGTGGAGGTGCCGGTGATCTTTATCTGTCTGTTCCCGTGGATCGCCAACTGGGCGCTGACCATGATGAACAGCGTGATGGGTGCGGCAGGCACCAGCGCGGCGAAAATCGGCACCGATGTGCTGCACAGCAAGGGGATTTACTACGAGGGCCTGGTGCATCTCGGCAACGGCGCGCCGCTCGCCAGCATGCTGTGGGGCTGTATCGCCATTTTCGCCATCATTAACAAACCGCTGCGCGGTGCCGTGGCTGCGGCGGGTGGGGCGTTGCTGGCGCTGTTCGGGGTGATCCACGCTCCGGTCGTGGGCTTTGCCGAAGGCAGTTCGCTGATGTTCGTCACGGCCTACCTGATGATGGGCGGCATGTTTGTGGTGAAGCATGTGCTGGATATCTCTGTTAATCCCCCTCTCCCTGTGGGAGAGGGCCGGGGTGAGGGCACCAGAACGCACCTTCTAAAGGAAACAAAATGA
- the fdrA gene encoding acyl-CoA synthetase FdrA — translation MPTKIVIKKNTYFDSVSLMSVSTKANKLPGVEQAFVAMATEMNKGVLKNLGLLTPELADAKNGDLMIVIKGAAANDETLAAIEALFTRKESGGTHEARYATIASAKTHRPDSNLAVISVNGTFAAREARQALENDLNVMLFSDNVSLDDELALKQLAHQKGLLMMGPDCGTAIINGAGLCFANAVRRGPIGIVGASGTGSQELSVRIHEFGGGVSQLIGTGGRDLSEKIGGLMMLDAIDMLEADEGTRVIALISKPPAPAVAEKVLARARACRKPVIVCFLGRSEPPADEDGLQFARGTKEAALKAVLLTGIKKESLDLHPLNWPLIEEVRARLTPQQKYIRGLFCGGTLCDEAMFAALAKFDDVYSNIQPDPAKRLSDINVSKAHTFLDFGDDDFTNGKPHPMIDPTNRISRLLQEARDPEVGVIVMDFVLGFGAHEDPVGVMIDAIKEAQAIAKADNRPLEILGYVLGTDQDPQSLAQQCQLLTDAGVIWASSSTNTGLLAREFVCKGEKA, via the coding sequence ATGCCAACCAAAATCGTTATAAAAAAGAACACGTATTTTGATTCGGTTTCACTGATGTCCGTTTCCACCAAAGCCAATAAATTACCGGGCGTCGAGCAGGCATTTGTGGCCATGGCGACGGAAATGAACAAAGGCGTATTAAAAAACCTCGGGCTGTTAACGCCGGAATTAGCCGACGCCAAAAACGGCGACCTGATGATCGTGATTAAAGGCGCCGCGGCGAATGATGAAACCCTGGCCGCTATTGAGGCGTTATTCACACGTAAAGAGAGCGGAGGCACCCATGAAGCACGCTACGCGACGATTGCCAGCGCCAAAACCCATCGCCCGGACAGCAACCTTGCGGTGATTTCCGTTAATGGCACCTTCGCCGCCCGCGAAGCGCGCCAGGCGCTGGAAAACGATCTTAACGTCATGCTCTTTTCCGATAACGTATCCCTCGACGACGAGCTGGCGCTGAAGCAACTGGCGCATCAGAAAGGGCTGCTGATGATGGGGCCGGACTGCGGCACCGCCATTATTAACGGCGCGGGGCTGTGCTTCGCCAACGCGGTGCGCCGCGGGCCGATTGGCATCGTCGGTGCCTCCGGCACCGGTAGCCAGGAGCTGAGTGTGCGTATTCATGAATTCGGCGGCGGCGTGTCGCAGCTGATCGGCACCGGCGGGCGCGATCTCAGCGAGAAAATCGGCGGCCTGATGATGCTCGATGCCATCGACATGCTCGAAGCCGACGAGGGCACCCGGGTCATTGCGCTCATCTCCAAGCCGCCCGCACCTGCGGTGGCGGAGAAAGTGCTGGCGCGCGCGCGGGCATGCCGCAAGCCTGTCATCGTGTGCTTCCTTGGCCGCAGCGAACCGCCCGCCGATGAAGACGGCCTGCAGTTTGCCCGCGGCACCAAAGAGGCGGCGCTGAAGGCGGTACTGCTCACCGGCATTAAAAAAGAGTCCCTGGATTTACACCCGCTCAACTGGCCGCTGATTGAAGAGGTGCGCGCCCGCCTGACCCCGCAGCAGAAATACATTCGCGGCCTGTTCTGCGGCGGCACCCTGTGCGATGAGGCGATGTTCGCGGCGCTTGCGAAATTCGACGACGTCTACAGCAACATCCAGCCGGATCCGGCAAAGCGCCTGAGCGACATCAACGTCAGTAAAGCCCACACCTTCCTCGACTTTGGCGACGACGACTTCACCAACGGCAAGCCGCACCCGATGATCGACCCGACCAACCGCATCAGCCGCCTGCTGCAGGAGGCACGCGATCCGGAGGTGGGCGTCATCGTGATGGACTTCGTGCTCGGCTTTGGCGCGCACGAGGATCCGGTCGGCGTGATGATCGACGCCATCAAGGAGGCGCAGGCGATCGCGAAGGCCGATAACCGTCCGCTGGAGATCCTCGGCTACGTGCTCGGCACCGACCAGGATCCGCAGTCGCTGGCGCAGCAGTGCCAGCTGCTGACCGATGCAGGCGTCATCTGGGCCAGCAGCAGCACCAATACCGGATTATTGGCTCGCGAATTTGTCTGCAAAGGGGAGAAAGCATAA
- a CDS encoding LysR family transcriptional regulator, whose amino-acid sequence MNSIFTEENLLAFTTAARFGSFSKAAAELGVTTSAISYTIKRMETGLDVVLFVRNTRSIELTESGFYFYRKATDLLNDFHAIKRGIDTISQGIEARVRICINQLLYTPRHTARLLQVLKKQFPTCQITVTTEVYNGVWDSIINNQANIAIGAPDTLLDGGGIDYTEIGAIRWVFAIAPEHPLAFVPEPIAESQLRLYPNIMVEDTAHTINKKVGWLLHGQEAILVPDFNTKCQCQILGEGIGFLPEYMAREAVEDGLLITRRINNPRQDSRMLLATQHAATGQVTRWIKQQFGPEGVLTGIYSDLLWRT is encoded by the coding sequence ATGAATTCCATCTTTACCGAAGAGAATCTGCTGGCCTTCACCACTGCGGCACGCTTCGGCAGCTTCAGCAAAGCCGCCGCCGAGCTGGGCGTGACGACCTCCGCCATCAGCTACACCATCAAACGCATGGAGACCGGGCTGGACGTGGTGCTGTTTGTGCGCAATACGCGCAGCATCGAGCTGACCGAATCCGGGTTTTACTTTTACCGTAAAGCCACTGACCTGCTGAACGATTTTCACGCCATCAAGCGCGGGATAGATACCATTTCTCAGGGCATTGAGGCGCGGGTGCGTATCTGCATTAATCAGCTCTTGTATACGCCGCGCCATACCGCGCGGCTGCTGCAGGTGCTGAAAAAGCAGTTTCCCACCTGTCAGATCACCGTCACCACCGAGGTGTACAACGGCGTCTGGGATTCCATCATCAACAACCAGGCCAACATCGCCATCGGCGCACCGGACACCCTGCTGGACGGCGGCGGGATTGATTACACCGAAATTGGCGCCATCCGCTGGGTGTTTGCCATCGCGCCGGAACATCCCCTCGCCTTTGTTCCCGAACCAATAGCGGAGAGCCAGCTGCGTCTGTATCCCAACATCATGGTGGAAGATACAGCGCATACCATCAACAAAAAGGTCGGCTGGCTGCTGCACGGCCAGGAGGCGATTCTGGTGCCGGATTTCAACACCAAGTGCCAGTGTCAGATTCTGGGGGAAGGGATTGGCTTTTTGCCGGAATACATGGCAAGAGAGGCGGTGGAAGATGGGCTGCTCATCACGCGGCGCATTAATAACCCGCGTCAGGATTCGCGCATGCTGCTCGCCACGCAGCATGCAGCGACCGGCCAGGTGACGCGCTGGATCAAACAGCAGTTTGGCCCGGAGGGCGTATTGACCGGCATCTACAGTGACTTACTGTGGCGCACTTAG
- a CDS encoding DUF1116 domain-containing protein produces the protein MMTTLFNQPLNVINVGIAMFSNDLKKQHVPVTQLDWTPPGQGNMQVVEALDQLAEKPLAEKIAAANKIALERIIQSHPVLVGFGQAINVVPGMTRTTILHAGPPVAWENMCGAMKGAVTGALVFEGLATDLEDAARLAASGDITFSPCHEHDCVGSMAGVTSASMFMHIVENKTYGNRAFTNLSEQMAKILRMGANDQSVIDRLNWMRDVLGPMLRDAMKIVGEIDLRLMLAQALHMGDECHNRNNAGTTLLIQALTPGLIQAGYPVEQQREVFEFVASSDYFSGPTWMAMCKAALDAAHGIEYSTVVTTMARNGYEFGLRVSGLPGQWFTGPAQQVIGPMFAGYKPEDSGLDIGDSAITETYGIGGFAMATAPAIVALVGGTVEEAIDFSRQMREITLGENPNITIPLLSFMGIPTAIDITRVAGSGILPVINTAIAHKDAGIGMIGAGIVHPPFSCFEKALLTFRDRYFL, from the coding sequence ATAATGACGACCTTATTCAACCAGCCGCTGAACGTCATCAACGTCGGCATTGCGATGTTCAGCAACGATCTCAAAAAACAGCACGTCCCCGTCACTCAACTGGACTGGACGCCGCCGGGGCAGGGCAATATGCAGGTGGTGGAGGCGCTCGACCAGCTGGCGGAAAAACCGCTGGCGGAGAAGATCGCCGCCGCGAATAAAATCGCTCTTGAGCGCATTATTCAGTCCCATCCGGTGCTGGTGGGTTTCGGGCAGGCCATTAACGTTGTGCCGGGCATGACCCGCACCACCATTCTGCACGCCGGTCCGCCTGTCGCATGGGAAAACATGTGCGGGGCGATGAAGGGCGCAGTCACCGGGGCTCTGGTGTTTGAAGGGCTGGCGACGGATCTGGAGGATGCCGCAAGGCTCGCCGCTTCAGGCGACATCACCTTCTCGCCGTGCCACGAGCACGACTGCGTGGGCTCGATGGCGGGCGTCACCTCCGCATCAATGTTTATGCACATCGTTGAGAACAAAACCTACGGCAACCGCGCATTCACCAACCTCAGCGAGCAGATGGCGAAGATCCTGCGCATGGGCGCCAACGACCAGAGCGTGATTGACCGTCTGAACTGGATGCGCGACGTGCTCGGCCCGATGCTGCGCGACGCGATGAAGATCGTCGGCGAAATCGACCTGCGCCTGATGCTGGCCCAGGCGCTGCATATGGGCGACGAGTGCCACAACCGCAACAACGCGGGCACTACGCTGCTGATCCAGGCGCTGACCCCGGGACTGATTCAGGCGGGCTATCCGGTGGAGCAGCAGCGCGAGGTGTTCGAGTTTGTCGCCAGCAGTGACTACTTCTCCGGCCCAACGTGGATGGCGATGTGTAAAGCCGCGCTGGACGCCGCCCACGGCATTGAGTACAGCACCGTCGTCACCACCATGGCGCGCAACGGCTACGAGTTCGGCCTGCGCGTTTCCGGCCTGCCGGGGCAGTGGTTCACCGGCCCGGCGCAGCAGGTGATTGGCCCGATGTTTGCGGGCTATAAGCCGGAAGACTCCGGGCTGGACATCGGCGACAGCGCCATCACCGAAACCTACGGCATCGGCGGCTTTGCGATGGCGACGGCCCCGGCCATCGTTGCGCTGGTGGGTGGCACGGTGGAGGAAGCCATCGACTTCTCCCGCCAGATGCGCGAGATCACCCTCGGCGAAAACCCGAACATCACCATTCCGCTGCTCTCGTTTATGGGTATCCCGACCGCCATCGACATCACCAGAGTCGCGGGCAGCGGCATTTTGCCGGTCATTAATACCGCCATTGCCCATAAGGACGCGGGCATCGGCATGATTGGGGCGGGCATCGTTCACCCGCCGTTTAGCTGTTTTGAAAAGGCGCTGTTGACCTTCCGCGATCGCTACTTTTTATAA
- a CDS encoding YqaE/Pmp3 family membrane protein, translated as MGFWRVVFTIILPPLGVLLGKGLGWAFILNILLTLLGYFPGLIHAFWVQTKN; from the coding sequence ATGGGTTTTTGGCGCGTTGTTTTTACGATTATTCTCCCGCCGCTGGGCGTGCTGCTTGGCAAGGGACTGGGCTGGGCGTTTATTCTGAACATCCTTCTGACCCTTCTGGGCTACTTCCCGGGTCTTATCCACGCGTTTTGGGTACAAACGAAAAACTAA